The Gemmatimonadaceae bacterium DNA segment CGTGGGCGTCAGTGGGGTGACGTCGGCGCAGGATGCGCAGATTGCGAAGGCGGGGATCCGGGCGGTGTTCCCGTAGCCGGCCGCCGCGTCGTCGCGCGCACGATCCACTCCGCCACGAGCAGGTTCGGGACCCAGCAGCTCCACGCGACGACGGCGTACGCCTGCGCGAATCCGCCCAGCGACATCGCCAGGATGGGGAGTTGGATGCGTAACGTGACGGCGGCGAGGATCACGGCGTAACTGCGGATCATCCACGCGCGATGCTCGGCGAAGCGCCCGGCGCGTGCGGCGCGATACGCGAGGGGCGTCGTCACGAGCGTACTCACGGCGAGGCCCAAGAAGCCGAGGCGATTGGAAAGCCCGCCGTAGGCGTGCAGCGCGAGCCATCCGCCCGCCGTGCCGCTGACGAGGCAGGAGAACACATACCACTCGCCGATCTTGCGATGGATGGCAGGGCGGCGGCGGCGCAACGAGTGCCGGAAGTTGAGCGCGCCGGTCACGAGGGCCACGGCGCCGAACATCATATGGAACCAGATGGCCCAGGGGCGCTGATAGAACGAGGCCAGGAGCTCGATGCCGAACGCGTCGATGCCCCGGAACGTGAAGCTCACGGCATACCCGGCGACGCCGATGGCCAGCACGAGCATCAGCCACCAGAACGGCGGCGCGGCGCGTCGTCGCGGTGGGCTCTGAACGGCGGCGGTGGTGGCAGCGGGGGGCAAGCTATCTCCTGGCGGCGAGGGCCGGTCGCAGCGTCTCGACTACCCAACGATGCCCCGGCGCGTGCACCAGCGCCAGTTCCAGCTGTTCCCGCGCCTCGGCGAGCTTGTTCTGTTTCTCCAGCGCGATGGCCAGCCAGATATGCGCGTCGGCGCGACCCCACACGGGCTGCGGACTCACGGCACGATCGTTGGCGAAGAGCGCGACGGCGCGCCGCAGCTCAGTCTCGCCCCGCGCCGCACCACCACCCGCGAACGCCGGCGCGTTCGTGCGCGAGATGCCATTGAGCAAGGCCACGCGCGGATCGTTCGGCGCCGCGGCGACGGCTTCGTCGAGCAAGCGGAACGACGCGCGCCCGTTGCGCATCATCGCGAGCCCACCGGCGGCGCCCGCAAGCTGGCCGGTGACGGCGCCCTCGAGCGCCTGCGCCTGCGCGCCGCCGCCGAGCGCGCGCGACCGCGCCGCCGCCGCGATGGCTTCCTCAAGCATTGCCTTGGCGTCACTGGCACGGCCTTCGATAATCAGTCCACTCGCCCGCCGATGCAGCGCGTAGGCCAAGTCATAGTGCAACCAGGCATCGTTGCGCCCAGATGCCGTCTGCGTCGCCGCACGCAACGCGACCGCCGCGCGATCGATCGCCACCCAGTCAGCTGCGATGACCGCGCGTTCGACTGCACTGCGCAGCGAGTCCTGGCTGACCTGCTGTGCAGACAGCGGACGGAAGACGGACGCCACAAGGAGCAACGCCAAACCGCCTCGCAGCAGCGAGGAGCGCACGCGTAACGAAATCATCTCACACACTGTTCGAGCATCCGTCATCCGTCATCAGTCATCAGTCATCCGTCATCCGTCCAAAGTCACATTCTTGGCGCCCGCCGAAACTCCGCCGTCGCCTCCCAGCTCGGCCAGACTCGCGAGTTCGCCAGCTCCCGTGTCAGTTCCAGCACGATGGTCGTGAGTTGCACCGCGCCGGTGAGATTCCAATCCGGGCGGTACTCGTCGCCCGGCTGGTGATACCGGTTCGTCGTGTAGTCCTCGGCCTGCTGCTTGCCCCACTCGCGCGGACGCCCGACGAAGTCATCACCCTCGCCGATGCTGACGGCGGGCACCCCGGCCTTGGCGAAGGAGAAATGGTCGGAGCGGTAGAAGTAGCCGCGCTCTGGATTCGCGTCGGGCGAGATGGTCATCCCGCGCGGACGGATGAGCGCCGCGATCTGCGGACCCAACGAGCTCTTGGTGTCGCCGAGCACGGTGAGGTCGCGGGTTTCGCCCAGCACGTTGCCGCCATCGATGTTCAGGTTGGCGACGATGCGGTCGTTGGGCACGATGGGATTCTCGGCGAGGTACGCCGAACCCAGCAGCCCACTCTCCTCGGCGGTGACGAAGGCCACGAGCACCGAGCGCTGCATCTTGGGGCCGTGCGCCAGCGCGTGCGAGAGGGCGAGCAGGTTGGCGGTGCCGGAGGCGTTGTCCAGCGCGCCGTTGTAGATGGAGTCGCCGTTCACCGCCGGGCCGATCCCAAGGTGATCCCAGTGCGCGGTGAGCAGGATGTGTTCCTGCGCGGCCTCGGGATCGCTGCCGGGAATGCGGCCCACGACGTTGTGGCTCTCGAGATGCTGCACGGTGTTGGTGAAGCCGAGGTCCAGCGTGATGCCGGTCTCGACGGGGCGGAAGTTCCGCGATTCGGCGTCACGGCGCAGGCGGGCGAGGTCGAGCCCGGCCTGGCGCAGCAGGTCGCCGGCGCGTTCCTCGGTGATCCAACCGCGCACGCCCAGCGGGGCGGGGAGCTGCGGACTGCGCGGGAGCATCCGCTGCTCCTTGGCCCAGCTGCCGACGACCGTCGCCCAGCCATAGCCGGCGCGCTCGGTGTTGTGGATGATGAGCATCCCGGCGGCCCCGCGACGTTCGGCTTCCTCGAACTTGTAGGTCCAGCGGCCATAGTAGGTCATCGCCGCGCCGCCGAAGAGGTCCGGCTCGGCGCGCGGAGCCGGCGGGTCGTTGACGAGCACGAGCAGGATCTTGCCGCGCAGGTCGATGTTCTTGAAGTCGTCCCAGTGGAACTCCGGTGCGCTCACGCCGTAGCCGACGAAGACCACCGGTGCGCGCGCCGCGCTCTGCTCCACCGAGCTGCCCGCCCACATCACGACGTCTTCGGGATAGCGCAGCGTGGCCGTCGCGCGCCCGCTGGCGGTCGCACGGATGCTGCCGCGATCGGCGGCGACGACGTCGATCGGCACGCGCTGCAGGTACGAGCCATTGTTGGCCGGCTCGAGTCCGAGATAGCGCAGGTGCGAGGCGAGATACGACTCCGTCAGCGTGCCGCCACGCGTGGCCGGGGCGCGGCCTTCGAGCAGGTCGCTGGAAAGGAGTTCCAAGTGCGCGCGGATCTCGCGCTCCTTGATCTCCTGCGCGTGGGCCGTGGGCAATGCGAGGGCGAGGCCACCAAGCGCGGCGGCCAGTTGCAACCGGTTCATCGGAAACTCCTTAGCGCGGAGGCCTGTGCTGGTGCTGCGGAGCGTTGGCGGCAGGGGCAGTGGCGGCCGCCGGAGCACCAAGATCCCACACGTACTTGGCGACGTCGCGGAGCTGGGCTTCGGGCAGCGGGAAGGCGGGCATAATCCCGAAACGCTCGATGGCGTGCGCCGGCATCTTGGAG contains these protein-coding regions:
- a CDS encoding M28 family peptidase; this encodes MNRLQLAAALGGLALALPTAHAQEIKEREIRAHLELLSSDLLEGRAPATRGGTLTESYLASHLRYLGLEPANNGSYLQRVPIDVVAADRGSIRATASGRATATLRYPEDVVMWAGSSVEQSAARAPVVFVGYGVSAPEFHWDDFKNIDLRGKILLVLVNDPPAPRAEPDLFGGAAMTYYGRWTYKFEEAERRGAAGMLIIHNTERAGYGWATVVGSWAKEQRMLPRSPQLPAPLGVRGWITEERAGDLLRQAGLDLARLRRDAESRNFRPVETGITLDLGFTNTVQHLESHNVVGRIPGSDPEAAQEHILLTAHWDHLGIGPAVNGDSIYNGALDNASGTANLLALSHALAHGPKMQRSVLVAFVTAEESGLLGSAYLAENPIVPNDRIVANLNIDGGNVLGETRDLTVLGDTKSSLGPQIAALIRPRGMTISPDANPERGYFYRSDHFSFAKAGVPAVSIGEGDDFVGRPREWGKQQAEDYTTNRYHQPGDEYRPDWNLTGAVQLTTIVLELTRELANSRVWPSWEATAEFRRAPRM
- a CDS encoding tetratricopeptide repeat protein, which produces MISLRVRSSLLRGGLALLLVASVFRPLSAQQVSQDSLRSAVERAVIAADWVAIDRAAVALRAATQTASGRNDAWLHYDLAYALHRRASGLIIEGRASDAKAMLEEAIAAAARSRALGGGAQAQALEGAVTGQLAGAAGGLAMMRNGRASFRLLDEAVAAAPNDPRVALLNGISRTNAPAFAGGGAARGETELRRAVALFANDRAVSPQPVWGRADAHIWLAIALEKQNKLAEAREQLELALVHAPGHRWVVETLRPALAARR
- a CDS encoding DUF2306 domain-containing protein; amino-acid sequence: MPPAATTAAVQSPPRRRAAPPFWWLMLVLAIGVAGYAVSFTFRGIDAFGIELLASFYQRPWAIWFHMMFGAVALVTGALNFRHSLRRRRPAIHRKIGEWYVFSCLVSGTAGGWLALHAYGGLSNRLGFLGLAVSTLVTTPLAYRAARAGRFAEHRAWMIRSYAVILAAVTLRIQLPILAMSLGGFAQAYAVVAWSCWVPNLLVAEWIVRATTRRPATGTPPGSPPSQSAHPAPTSPH